GAACCCATTTGGGATGTACCTATTGCGCTCTACCTGTTTTTAGCAGGTCTGGGCGGCGGTGCATTTATCACCTCGGCCTTGGTGGCCTGGAAGCATCCTGATGCGCATACTGCGCGCAAGATTGGTCGCTTTATTGCCCCGGTTGTTGTTGCCGTTGGCTTACTGCTGCTGATGACTGATGCCAAAGCAGGCTTGTTCAACCCCTTGCGTTTTGCTCTGCTGCTCCATAATCTTGGATCGGTTATGACCTGGGGTGTTATCTTTCTTGCAGTATTTGAAGTGGTAGCGCTTGTGGTGGCTATTCTTGAGTTAACAAAACGTGCGGTGCCGCGCTGGCTTGATATTGTGGGTGTTGTTTCAGGCGTTGCTGTAGGCGCCTATACTGGCTGTTTATTGGGCGTAGTGCATACCTTCCCGCTGTGGAACAACTCTATTCTACCCGTGCTGTTTTTAGTGTCGGCCCTCTCTACCGGAGCAGCTTCGGTTGTGTTTGGCACACTGATTGCTGCTCCCAAAGAAGCCGAAAGGCTTACAGTGGTTAAAGGCGCTCATTATTGGTTGCCACTCGTTGAGCTCGTACTGGTTGCTGCGATGTTGTTTATTGTTAATACAGCAGGAGCAACGGCGCATACAACGGTTATGGGATTGCTGGCGGGCAAATTTGCGCTGCCATTCTGGCTTGGCTTTATAGCAATTGGTCTTGTGGGGCCAGCGTGCATTGAAACGTATGAGCGCTTCTGCGCTAAGGAGAAGGGGTCTGCTCAAGGCTCACGTGCGCTTGGTATTGTTAGTGAAGGCGGTGTCCTTGTTGGGGGCTTCCTTTTGCGTTGGATGATTGTGGTAGCGGCCTTGCCCGTCACGTTAGTGGTTCCCGCAGTGATGTAAGTACTTTGCAGTAATGAGGTAGCTTGTAGCGGCTGTTCGTGACCTCGTGCTTTGCTGTAGTGGTTAGCAGCTCGTCGCCTAGATATTTAAGACGCTCCTACGGATAGTATCTGCATTTTCAAGCAATGGGATGAAAGGTAGTGTTCATCCCATTGCGCTCTGTCACAATAGGGATATGAGCAGACAAAAGAAAAAGCGATCAACCAAGGATACGCAGCGTGCGAAGCGCACAACAAAAATGCGTTCTCGTGACCGAAATCGAGCGGGCAGCCAGAAACGGGCAGGTAACGCGACGCGCTCGGGCGGACATAATCAAGCGAGCAATCGGAATCGCGCAAGTGCTCAGATTCAAACAGATGACCAGATCAAAACAAGAAATCGAAAGCAGTCGAGCGGACATGTTCGAGCTGACGAACAGAATCGTGCGGACAATTACGTGTCCCATCCGCGTGTTTGTCCGTTATCGGCTGAGTGTGGCGGATGCTCGCATATCGAAGAACCTTATGCGCATCAGCTAAAGCGAAAGCAGTATTTCATTGCCGAGCTGTTTGCAGACGAGATCAAAGCGGGCTGCACCCTTGAGCCCATTATTGGTATGGAAGATCCGTTTGGCTTTCGCAATAAAATTGCGTCACCCTTTGCGCCGGTGCGATCAAGCCGCACAGGCAAGAGGGTGCGGCATACCAAATCTGGAGACGCCACTTTACAGCAGGACACTGCTGCCCGACAGCGAAAGACAAGCGTGAACTCACTTTCGCGTTCGCGGTCTACTTCATCTGCGGTGTCTTCAATGCGCTATGGTTTATATGCGGCGGGCACTCATCGTCTCATCAGGGCGGATAAGTGCCCGGTCGAGCACCCTATAGGGCGACGTGTTGTGGCGGCTACTGCGCAGCTTATGCGTAAATGGGATATTGCCCCTTACGATGAAGATGCCGGTACTGGCTTCATGCGTCATGTTATTGTACGCGTCGGGCATGAGAGTGACGAAGTCCTCGTGACGCTTGTTACGAATGGCAAGGTCTTCCCCTCAGGTAAAAACTTTGCGCGGCATCTTAAGAAACACTGCCCCGAAATAACCACGGTGGTTCAAAACGTCAATATGCGCAGCACCAATGCTATTTTCGGTGGCGAAGAGCAGGTGCTCTATGGCCCAGGCTTTATCCTCGACACATTGTGTGGCCTTTCATTTCGCATATCGTCCCATTCGTTTTATCAGGTCAATGCTGTGCAGACCGAAGTACTCTATCGCACTGCTCTTGAAATGGCAGCTTGCACCAGTAGTCATCAGGCACT
This genomic interval from Cryptobacterium curtum DSM 15641 contains the following:
- the nrfD gene encoding NrfD/PsrC family molybdoenzyme membrane anchor subunit, with the protein product MQFEPIWDVPIALYLFLAGLGGGAFITSALVAWKHPDAHTARKIGRFIAPVVVAVGLLLLMTDAKAGLFNPLRFALLLHNLGSVMTWGVIFLAVFEVVALVVAILELTKRAVPRWLDIVGVVSGVAVGAYTGCLLGVVHTFPLWNNSILPVLFLVSALSTGAASVVFGTLIAAPKEAERLTVVKGAHYWLPLVELVLVAAMLFIVNTAGATAHTTVMGLLAGKFALPFWLGFIAIGLVGPACIETYERFCAKEKGSAQGSRALGIVSEGGVLVGGFLLRWMIVVAALPVTLVVPAVM
- the rlmD gene encoding 23S rRNA (uracil(1939)-C(5))-methyltransferase RlmD, which gives rise to MSRQKKKRSTKDTQRAKRTTKMRSRDRNRAGSQKRAGNATRSGGHNQASNRNRASAQIQTDDQIKTRNRKQSSGHVRADEQNRADNYVSHPRVCPLSAECGGCSHIEEPYAHQLKRKQYFIAELFADEIKAGCTLEPIIGMEDPFGFRNKIASPFAPVRSSRTGKRVRHTKSGDATLQQDTAARQRKTSVNSLSRSRSTSSAVSSMRYGLYAAGTHRLIRADKCPVEHPIGRRVVAATAQLMRKWDIAPYDEDAGTGFMRHVIVRVGHESDEVLVTLVTNGKVFPSGKNFARHLKKHCPEITTVVQNVNMRSTNAIFGGEEQVLYGPGFILDTLCGLSFRISSHSFYQVNAVQTEVLYRTALEMAACTSSHQALTILDAYCGTGTIGLVAASQVPNSQVIGIDNASSSIRDARQNAVHNGIANATFLCEDATDFLLHRAAASDSIDVLMMDPPRAGSTSEFIEAACALAPERVVYISCNPATQKRDVRLFARGGYHLVRLRAVDMFPHTDHIETVALLMRNAEFFAQS